Proteins encoded within one genomic window of Fibrobacter sp. UWB16:
- a CDS encoding cadherin repeat domain-containing protein encodes MWFGKLSLKAAALVLFGAVSSMAAETAVAPMTFGDTKTDVNNWNYLTQYKLWGTNGIELGNRPGFYNPNYFNKETGVMTYPANFPLLDSLGAVGTNKTLSSVGDGGWLDGPVVVGGNITNKGQNFEILTGPIRTNGSNAAIVRDGVLSCRLDNTTGNCSPAKVPDYRSAIKVPTLTGSITWRSAITVPNSKRYTIDVNSMCSGTGTCDIYYEAINFENDGRLVVSMPDDGRTTRIFTKSLNMNTHPQIVVRYPSKGDLKANEYEGNLLIYVNGDITFVNTDNADMMGTLVSNGTIEMRCNMTVAGQFIANKIIIGNEIEAKKFTFKPFNKVPELVVGNNSKKITENDKWYDLDIVLNGDEPATEKVTFDYCFEFQSASGVQNTYAGYQDVGAADASHKFPICNKGEVGKGEIPVGETKAKGIGIKPLLDGLVEEDEALWFQLKNIQGAKTSSDYEDGKGYKIFIVSKDVAPSVSSQLVIKVNEDSKYTFSKNDSKNEFKFQHATQSFAAVIITSLPTAGTLTLDGKAVTRDQKIAVGDLGKLEYTPKADEFGNKYATFGYKVVGDGTGTNTSGPDPYTATINVVPVNDAPTVSTNNSNEVVFTVMEKGDLASGKITVGDVNNERNVDTYTYNLVNVSGSDYDAFKKAFTIVKDGDQNATLKVNSGVTLNYATKKKYVVYAKISDNAATETETVTGGGTKESKQFIIVVNIKNENDAPTISAQTFTKPEKKSDGSDWPNGESVGKVTTASDPDGDPLTYTAPTNVPFKFKDGTNELVITDGSQLDYETKPTWTFKVTVTDGEFSASANITVNLTDVNEPPPPPIVDKNYYIDENSDKGTTLGTFKVTDADKISGSYETLTYEISGALTGAANTNKTLTNKSLKDLFTLTQKSVNSSTGERTVAIVVNNKALLDYEELYKTSTGNATYVATIKVTDTKGHSVSKTTNITIRDVNESLTATGGTFYLQEHSPGASYVCATGYDTDGSCKNDKYGQVVGNDKDKYNPAFRKFTYKMSSANANNTKNAKDAKKFTVDSQGFIKTANDAEFDYEEGQKSYEFYVTISDGTFSDDAKVTVVIEDVEEPTINLIAEGEDGINENDASASVPFSADKITDPVMKQQFNDIGDIQSYQLADGTSDDIKGIFFVDFDDGTISIDDVTKLNYEALSYEKDKNKFLVKLKVTGSKGTLDITRTIVVMDVNEKPVSKNQTFTVPETLESLGKVGSLWATDPDSCSVTKPCKNGTHPSGFNKLSYSIVDDEDLPFDINPNTGVITLKNGAKLRYKEKKKYQFEVKISDRSLDKNNPPLTTYATVTVNVTDENEPSEFRVLSSLYEVNEMVPLKTQLDDKIVVFDDDDADVDALTITIEDNATAASLFEVVQVGKTKDNESTFAIQVKKDIDYEKLYDEVEKNADFEVTLTIKDSRGKNPVSKQTVIRVNDVNEEPAFTEDSYAFEISESTTKPTAIGVAEAKDPDIYNPKFGTKYFSLEGDDAAPFDVDVSTGEISIIKTSELDHETKPVYKFTVIVTDKEYTASVPVTVNILDAPEGPVFPDPPPAMDVDENSKKGTKVGEIVASDDDCKNKRPCKTPTYKLIESEIAPDDYTAFVIDNNGVITVAADNSLNYEKQSEYLVRVVATDGANKDLTDTAELTILINDVNDAPTYEQKEYVFEIHESAKKGEFVGSVVADDEDAWTKLSYALSDYVDKSGDKASFTIDGSGKITLTAGSLNYEKKKLYQVWATATDNGEAYGKKIGRTDFKNYEASTLVTINLINDPDPPVIHDDDEEGYDVEENTIDKNSPTGKEIACYDVEDEDEGQVATLVPYVTDVGETDADRLFDAKLKKDGSKYKLCLIVKNGDRLNYETIAHTHKVKVFVMDGDQLTDYVAKTINIVDVNEMPVISSTPSLSFYENKGENYVIGKLLSDDIDTSKAFTNNVFKAIGGDTDLFTITEDGKIKAKRDFDYETEKRHTFELEISLSDKDSKKYPKLTTSTTVSITLKDMPEFPEITSTEFDVDENSEGGTPIGVLEAVDPDGDTEFLFALAEDNPYVSVYSTGEIKVLPDAKIDYEKTQKFTILVSVTDMDGMSSEKEIVIKVNDLNEAPKIKPQEFTFPEDSKPGTKKGPVKADDPDTKNPKFNDLKFYPVEENDKFEIKPNGDIVLKSELDYEKEKSYVVKVYVTDGEFNDTTDVTIKVGNVVEKAEVEITRVETGKSVYIKPTPKDTIFTNKDLVSVEWKQEGKTKSSIDTLKSEGCHEIVKTYKDPSKDLAGSDTVVVCYSTAAPIVDIGAKKTTVEADNIYTIVEKVDKKDSTIYVNSKSKDVQVSVQDSASGIKNSKSTVEVKLDTVAISDKTIKNMVDVSKSEIALEKNPKTDVYETPIGDKTKISYDKVVDGDTVTVSYLVDEDGDIVKTTVYDENGKKKTIEVIEVSTVIEVKGKEVTVSYKADAETGNILYGDSEGNLMFDTPKSSSSKDSKDNSAVDLKTGVGAFTVTYDAQGVEGNKTTVSYVVDEKGKIVANEEGDRGYLVTYTYTNKYGNSAEKSVFMVLDRIAPKVIIRSPKKDAVVYANYVDVDWCIAYDGDEDNCVTQDTLNFQSLNKGMNTIKRIYRDKAGNETVTEVSVLMKKAKDVDIELEKPMVLVSIDSVNKYYDINPPEKDQTFAVSILNPSTQKEMEVIKGFSDDNKKGSGDEPYPGYDGHLGPTIDIKMKLPLVSAVGGLSTLDDIIINGNMVPLDGVDADNSPNKVSVEKYVEKYCSTEFQTELEKNHNDYSKANLYSTKAHVTLWFYTTGGQFVDKYSFDYKINDPDYVDKSGLVKFFFEMKPDMNGELRDADGRLYGTGPYIVKTEVELRSKLRCVVPPVDGNAKIGDVLKSSDEMMKRFGYRRPVVRGNEKSSSSKKDSKKGSSSKKKK; translated from the coding sequence ATGTGGTTTGGCAAATTAAGTCTTAAAGCTGCAGCTTTAGTTCTGTTTGGCGCTGTTTCGTCAATGGCTGCAGAAACAGCTGTTGCCCCAATGACATTTGGGGACACAAAAACGGATGTCAACAACTGGAACTACCTGACTCAGTATAAGCTTTGGGGTACCAATGGTATCGAACTGGGCAATAGACCTGGTTTCTATAATCCAAATTACTTTAACAAAGAAACTGGAGTCATGACTTATCCAGCTAACTTTCCTTTGTTAGACTCCCTTGGTGCTGTGGGTACTAATAAAACCCTTTCCTCAGTTGGTGATGGCGGTTGGCTTGATGGCCCTGTTGTTGTCGGTGGAAACATTACTAATAAAGGACAGAACTTTGAAATTTTGACAGGCCCGATTCGTACAAACGGCTCTAATGCTGCTATTGTTCGTGATGGCGTTCTAAGCTGTCGTTTAGACAATACGACTGGAAATTGTAGTCCAGCTAAGGTTCCTGATTATCGTTCTGCAATCAAGGTGCCGACCTTGACGGGTAGTATTACATGGCGTTCCGCCATTACCGTGCCCAATAGTAAAAGGTACACAATCGATGTCAATTCGATGTGCTCGGGAACAGGAACGTGTGATATCTACTATGAAGCCATTAATTTTGAAAATGATGGCCGTCTTGTTGTTTCCATGCCAGATGATGGACGCACGACTCGTATTTTTACGAAAAGCTTGAACATGAATACTCATCCCCAGATTGTTGTTCGTTATCCGAGCAAGGGTGATCTTAAGGCTAATGAGTACGAAGGTAATTTGCTGATTTATGTTAATGGCGATATTACTTTTGTGAATACGGATAATGCGGACATGATGGGTACCTTGGTCAGTAATGGTACCATTGAAATGCGCTGCAATATGACGGTTGCTGGACAGTTTATTGCAAATAAAATCATTATTGGTAATGAAATCGAAGCAAAAAAGTTTACTTTTAAGCCGTTTAACAAAGTTCCGGAACTTGTTGTTGGTAACAATTCAAAGAAGATTACGGAAAATGACAAATGGTATGATCTCGACATTGTGTTGAATGGCGATGAACCGGCTACAGAAAAAGTGACTTTTGATTATTGCTTTGAATTCCAGTCTGCTAGCGGTGTCCAGAACACTTATGCTGGCTATCAGGATGTTGGTGCTGCAGACGCCTCGCACAAGTTCCCGATATGCAATAAGGGTGAAGTCGGAAAGGGCGAAATCCCGGTTGGTGAAACAAAGGCTAAAGGTATTGGAATCAAGCCCTTACTTGATGGTCTCGTAGAAGAAGATGAAGCTCTTTGGTTCCAGCTCAAAAATATCCAGGGTGCCAAAACATCAAGTGATTATGAAGATGGCAAGGGTTACAAAATCTTTATCGTAAGTAAGGATGTTGCTCCTTCTGTTTCTAGTCAACTTGTTATTAAAGTCAATGAAGATAGCAAGTACACGTTCTCGAAGAATGACTCTAAAAATGAATTTAAATTCCAGCATGCAACTCAGTCCTTTGCTGCTGTTATTATTACAAGTCTCCCGACGGCAGGTACTTTGACTTTGGACGGTAAGGCTGTTACAAGAGATCAGAAAATTGCTGTAGGTGATCTTGGCAAACTTGAGTATACGCCAAAAGCTGATGAATTTGGCAATAAGTATGCCACGTTTGGTTATAAAGTTGTTGGCGATGGTACTGGCACTAATACCTCTGGACCTGATCCGTACACGGCTACTATTAATGTTGTTCCTGTTAACGATGCCCCGACAGTTTCGACTAATAACAGCAATGAAGTTGTTTTTACGGTAATGGAAAAGGGCGATCTTGCTAGTGGCAAGATTACCGTCGGCGATGTTAACAATGAAAGAAACGTTGATACGTATACCTACAATTTGGTGAACGTTTCTGGCTCTGATTATGATGCCTTTAAAAAGGCTTTCACCATTGTTAAGGATGGTGACCAGAATGCAACGCTCAAGGTCAATTCTGGTGTTACGTTGAATTATGCGACAAAGAAGAAATATGTCGTTTATGCTAAAATTTCAGATAACGCTGCAACGGAAACGGAAACCGTTACAGGTGGTGGCACAAAGGAATCTAAGCAGTTCATAATTGTAGTCAATATCAAGAACGAAAATGATGCTCCGACGATTTCTGCTCAGACCTTTACGAAACCAGAAAAGAAGTCTGATGGAAGTGATTGGCCGAATGGCGAAAGTGTCGGTAAAGTGACCACCGCTAGTGACCCTGATGGGGATCCTTTGACTTACACAGCCCCAACCAATGTGCCGTTTAAGTTCAAGGATGGAACGAACGAACTTGTTATTACGGATGGTAGTCAGCTTGATTATGAAACAAAGCCGACTTGGACTTTCAAGGTGACTGTCACGGATGGTGAATTTTCTGCATCCGCTAATATCACTGTGAACTTGACCGATGTCAACGAACCGCCTCCGCCGCCAATAGTTGATAAGAACTATTATATTGACGAAAATTCGGACAAGGGTACCACTTTGGGTACATTTAAGGTTACCGATGCCGATAAGATTTCTGGCTCTTATGAAACGCTGACGTATGAGATTTCTGGTGCGTTGACTGGTGCTGCCAATACGAATAAGACTTTGACTAATAAGTCTTTGAAAGATTTGTTTACCCTTACTCAAAAGAGTGTCAATAGCTCCACAGGCGAAAGAACTGTCGCTATTGTGGTAAATAATAAGGCTTTGCTTGATTACGAAGAACTCTATAAAACGAGTACCGGTAATGCAACTTATGTTGCTACCATTAAAGTCACGGATACGAAGGGCCATTCTGTTTCTAAGACAACAAATATTACCATTAGAGACGTCAATGAATCGTTGACAGCTACGGGTGGTACTTTCTACCTGCAGGAACATTCTCCGGGTGCTTCTTATGTGTGTGCAACTGGGTATGATACTGACGGTTCTTGCAAAAATGATAAGTATGGTCAGGTTGTGGGTAACGATAAGGATAAATACAATCCGGCCTTCAGAAAGTTTACCTATAAGATGTCTTCTGCAAATGCCAATAATACGAAAAATGCAAAGGACGCTAAAAAGTTTACTGTTGACAGTCAGGGATTTATCAAGACAGCCAATGATGCTGAATTTGATTACGAAGAAGGTCAGAAATCATATGAATTCTATGTCACGATTTCTGATGGAACCTTCTCCGATGATGCTAAGGTGACTGTTGTAATCGAAGACGTTGAAGAACCTACAATCAACTTGATTGCTGAAGGCGAAGATGGCATTAACGAAAATGATGCGAGCGCTTCTGTTCCGTTCTCCGCTGATAAGATTACAGATCCTGTGATGAAACAACAGTTTAATGATATTGGTGACATTCAATCCTATCAGCTTGCTGATGGTACCAGTGATGATATCAAGGGAATTTTCTTTGTTGATTTTGATGATGGAACGATTTCCATTGATGATGTGACAAAGCTCAATTACGAAGCTTTGAGCTATGAAAAGGATAAAAATAAATTCTTGGTGAAACTGAAGGTTACGGGATCCAAGGGTACACTCGATATTACCAGAACAATTGTTGTGATGGATGTCAATGAAAAGCCTGTTTCAAAAAATCAGACATTTACGGTTCCTGAAACTCTTGAAAGCTTAGGCAAGGTGGGTTCTCTTTGGGCTACTGACCCGGACTCCTGCTCTGTAACAAAGCCTTGCAAAAACGGAACACATCCGTCTGGATTCAATAAGTTGAGTTATTCTATTGTTGATGACGAAGACCTTCCGTTCGATATCAATCCTAATACGGGCGTAATCACTCTCAAGAATGGAGCAAAGCTTCGCTATAAAGAAAAGAAAAAATATCAGTTTGAAGTCAAGATTTCTGACCGTTCCTTGGATAAGAACAATCCGCCTTTGACAACGTATGCTACGGTGACTGTCAATGTCACGGATGAAAACGAACCTTCTGAATTCAGAGTTCTGTCTAGTCTTTATGAAGTCAATGAAATGGTTCCGTTAAAAACTCAGCTCGACGATAAAATCGTGGTCTTTGATGATGACGATGCCGATGTTGATGCCTTGACGATTACTATAGAAGATAATGCTACTGCAGCAAGTCTCTTTGAAGTTGTCCAGGTGGGTAAAACGAAGGATAACGAAAGTACATTTGCTATCCAGGTCAAGAAGGACATCGACTATGAAAAGCTGTATGATGAAGTCGAAAAGAATGCAGACTTTGAAGTCACTTTGACCATAAAAGATAGCAGAGGTAAAAATCCTGTTAGCAAGCAGACTGTGATTCGCGTTAATGACGTGAACGAGGAACCTGCATTTACAGAAGATTCTTACGCATTTGAAATTAGCGAAAGTACTACAAAGCCGACTGCGATTGGTGTAGCCGAAGCTAAAGATCCGGATATTTACAATCCGAAGTTTGGAACGAAGTATTTCTCACTTGAAGGTGATGATGCCGCTCCGTTTGATGTTGATGTAAGCACTGGTGAAATCTCTATTATTAAGACGTCTGAACTTGATCATGAAACAAAGCCGGTCTACAAGTTTACTGTCATTGTTACTGATAAGGAGTATACTGCTTCTGTTCCGGTAACAGTCAATATTTTGGATGCCCCTGAAGGTCCTGTATTCCCTGATCCTCCTCCAGCAATGGATGTAGACGAAAACTCCAAGAAGGGTACGAAGGTCGGTGAAATCGTTGCTAGCGATGACGACTGCAAGAACAAGCGTCCTTGCAAGACTCCGACGTATAAGCTTATTGAAAGTGAAATTGCTCCTGATGATTACACTGCATTTGTCATTGATAATAACGGTGTCATCACGGTGGCTGCAGATAATTCCTTGAACTACGAAAAGCAGAGTGAATATCTTGTTCGTGTTGTTGCTACAGATGGCGCCAATAAGGACTTGACCGATACAGCTGAATTGACCATTTTGATCAATGACGTGAACGATGCTCCGACATATGAACAGAAGGAATATGTCTTTGAAATTCACGAATCTGCTAAAAAAGGTGAGTTTGTTGGCTCTGTTGTTGCCGATGATGAAGACGCCTGGACCAAGCTTTCTTATGCACTTTCTGATTATGTTGATAAATCGGGAGATAAGGCTTCCTTTACGATTGACGGCTCTGGCAAGATTACCCTTACGGCTGGTTCCTTGAATTATGAAAAGAAGAAGCTATACCAGGTTTGGGCTACGGCTACAGATAACGGTGAAGCCTATGGTAAAAAGATTGGTAGAACTGATTTTAAGAATTACGAAGCATCGACTCTCGTGACCATCAACCTCATCAATGATCCGGATCCTCCTGTGATTCACGATGATGACGAAGAAGGCTATGATGTCGAAGAAAATACGATCGACAAGAATTCGCCGACCGGTAAGGAAATTGCATGCTACGATGTCGAGGATGAAGATGAAGGCCAGGTGGCAACTCTCGTTCCTTACGTGACTGACGTTGGTGAAACAGATGCTGATCGTCTTTTCGATGCTAAGCTCAAGAAGGATGGCTCCAAGTATAAGCTTTGCCTCATCGTAAAGAATGGTGATAGACTGAATTACGAAACAATCGCTCATACTCATAAGGTTAAGGTCTTTGTCATGGACGGAGATCAGTTGACGGACTATGTTGCAAAGACCATCAACATTGTTGATGTGAACGAAATGCCGGTTATTTCGAGCACGCCTTCGCTTTCGTTCTACGAAAACAAGGGTGAAAATTATGTTATTGGCAAGCTCCTTTCTGATGACATTGACACATCTAAGGCATTCACAAATAACGTGTTTAAAGCTATTGGCGGCGATACGGATCTGTTTACGATTACCGAAGATGGCAAGATCAAGGCAAAACGCGACTTTGACTATGAAACTGAAAAGCGTCATACGTTCGAATTGGAAATTTCCCTGTCCGATAAGGATTCCAAGAAGTATCCGAAGTTGACTACTTCGACAACGGTTTCTATTACGCTTAAGGATATGCCGGAATTCCCGGAAATCACGAGTACGGAATTTGATGTCGATGAAAATTCTGAAGGTGGAACGCCTATCGGAGTTCTTGAAGCTGTTGACCCGGATGGCGATACTGAATTCCTGTTCGCTCTTGCTGAAGATAATCCGTATGTGTCTGTGTATTCGACCGGTGAAATCAAGGTTCTTCCGGATGCCAAGATTGACTATGAAAAGACTCAGAAGTTTACGATCTTGGTGAGTGTTACGGATATGGATGGCATGTCTTCTGAAAAGGAAATCGTCATCAAAGTCAATGACTTGAATGAAGCTCCGAAGATTAAGCCGCAGGAATTCACGTTCCCGGAAGATTCCAAGCCTGGAACCAAGAAGGGCCCGGTCAAGGCTGACGATCCGGATACGAAGAATCCGAAGTTCAATGACTTGAAGTTCTATCCTGTTGAAGAAAATGATAAGTTCGAAATCAAGCCGAATGGTGATATTGTCTTGAAGAGCGAACTCGATTATGAAAAAGAAAAGTCCTATGTTGTCAAGGTCTATGTCACTGACGGTGAATTCAATGACACTACGGATGTGACGATTAAGGTTGGCAACGTTGTTGAAAAAGCCGAAGTCGAGATTACTCGTGTTGAAACTGGCAAGTCTGTTTATATCAAGCCGACTCCTAAGGATACAATCTTTACGAATAAGGATCTCGTCTCGGTGGAATGGAAGCAGGAAGGCAAGACGAAGTCTAGTATCGATACTCTGAAGAGTGAAGGCTGCCACGAAATTGTTAAGACATATAAGGACCCGAGTAAGGATCTCGCTGGTTCTGATACGGTTGTCGTGTGCTATAGCACAGCTGCCCCGATTGTCGATATCGGTGCCAAGAAGACGACGGTCGAAGCTGACAATATCTATACGATTGTCGAAAAGGTCGATAAGAAGGACTCTACAATTTATGTGAACAGCAAGTCTAAGGACGTCCAGGTTTCTGTGCAGGATTCTGCATCTGGAATCAAGAACTCCAAGAGCACTGTTGAGGTTAAGCTGGATACGGTTGCCATATCGGATAAGACTATAAAGAATATGGTGGATGTATCCAAGTCCGAAATTGCACTTGAAAAGAATCCGAAGACTGATGTTTATGAAACCCCGATTGGCGATAAGACCAAGATCTCTTACGACAAGGTTGTCGATGGCGATACGGTAACGGTTTCTTACCTCGTTGACGAAGATGGCGATATTGTCAAGACTACTGTTTATGACGAAAATGGTAAGAAGAAGACCATTGAAGTCATTGAAGTGTCTACCGTTATCGAAGTTAAGGGCAAGGAAGTTACTGTTTCTTACAAGGCCGATGCCGAAACAGGCAATATCTTGTACGGTGACTCCGAAGGCAACTTGATGTTTGATACTCCGAAGAGCTCTTCTAGCAAGGATTCTAAGGACAATAGCGCTGTTGACTTGAAAACTGGTGTCGGTGCATTTACCGTGACTTACGATGCTCAGGGTGTCGAAGGCAATAAGACCACTGTCTCTTACGTCGTTGACGAAAAGGGCAAGATTGTTGCTAACGAAGAAGGTGACAGAGGCTATCTCGTGACCTACACCTATACCAACAAGTATGGCAACTCTGCTGAAAAGTCCGTGTTCATGGTGCTCGACAGGATTGCTCCGAAGGTTATTATCAGATCTCCGAAGAAGGATGCTGTGGTTTACGCAAACTACGTCGATGTTGACTGGTGCATTGCCTACGATGGCGACGAAGACAATTGCGTTACTCAGGATACCTTGAATTTCCAGAGCCTTAACAAGGGTATGAATACCATTAAGCGTATTTATCGCGATAAGGCCGGTAATGAAACCGTTACTGAAGTTAGCGTCTTGATGAAGAAGGCTAAGGATGTCGATATCGAACTCGAAAAGCCGATGGTTCTTGTCTCGATTGACTCGGTGAACAAGTACTATGACATTAACCCGCCTGAAAAGGATCAGACATTCGCTGTTAGCATCTTGAATCCGAGTACCCAGAAGGAAATGGAAGTTATTAAGGGCTTTAGCGATGATAACAAGAAGGGCTCGGGTGATGAACCGTATCCTGGTTACGATGGACATCTCGGTCCGACGATCGATATCAAGATGAAGTTGCCGCTTGTCAGCGCTGTTGGTGGTCTCTCCACTTTGGATGATATCATCATCAACGGTAATATGGTGCCTTTGGATGGTGTCGATGCAGACAATAGTCCTAACAAGGTCTCTGTAGAAAAGTATGTTGAAAAGTACTGCTCTACGGAATTCCAGACGGAATTGGAAAAGAACCACAATGACTATAGCAAGGCTAACCTCTACTCCACAAAGGCTCACGTCACGCTGTGGTTCTACACGACTGGCGGTCAGTTCGTTGACAAGTACAGCTTCGATTACAAGATC